In one Phycisphaerae bacterium genomic region, the following are encoded:
- a CDS encoding adenosylcobalamin-dependent ribonucleoside-diphosphate reductase, translated as MTELNIIPPPGKAPILSENALTVLQSRYLIKDEHGKCVETPAQLFSRVAMLVANAEAQYGASPDEVKQWHQTYYDLMTQLQFLPNSPTLMNAGRQGMLSACFVLPIEDSIEGIFETIKQTALIQKAGGGTGFSLDKLRPAGDRIESSGGTTSGPISFWRVFSEATNAIQQGAFRRGANMGMMSIGHPDILKFLHAKQNLTAFTNFNISVKITDDWMGTLAKSPNAAHIVENPRTKQRYLLPRRIDIANYTINDLYKLTGKPPKRKDKFFTVSDIWKMIVKCAHKTGEPGVAFIDRINRDNPTPSLGRIEATNPCGEQPLLPYEACTLGSINLAKFVVSDGPKLEMNWPGLAETVKLSVRFLDNVIDACNYPVRNTAHIAQSNRKIGLGVMGFADCMFLLGIPYDSQQGIEFGETIAKFINENARRASGTLADLRGPFPNWNHSLWRTEKSKKIRNASITCVAPTGTISIIADCTCGIEPAYSLVFLRQILSEARLLQVNPIFQQIAEKNGFYTKKLEKQIAKTGSIQKTPQIPPKIRKVFKCAYDIEPQWHIRMQAAFQRHCDAAVSKTVNFSENAPIAAVDKAYKLAYHLGCKGITIYRRRSRASEPMSLY; from the coding sequence ATGACAGAGCTTAATATCATACCTCCGCCGGGCAAGGCACCTATTCTTAGCGAAAACGCTTTGACCGTATTGCAAAGCCGGTACCTAATCAAAGACGAGCATGGTAAATGCGTAGAGACGCCGGCTCAGCTCTTCAGCCGCGTAGCAATGCTGGTAGCCAACGCCGAAGCTCAATATGGCGCATCACCCGACGAAGTCAAACAGTGGCACCAAACATATTATGACCTGATGACACAGCTTCAGTTCCTGCCCAACTCCCCTACCCTTATGAATGCGGGCCGGCAGGGAATGCTCAGCGCCTGTTTCGTGCTGCCCATCGAAGACAGCATAGAAGGAATATTCGAAACGATTAAGCAGACCGCCCTGATTCAAAAAGCGGGCGGCGGCACAGGGTTCTCACTCGATAAATTAAGACCCGCGGGCGACCGCATCGAATCCAGCGGCGGCACAACCTCCGGGCCGATAAGCTTTTGGCGGGTTTTTTCTGAAGCCACCAACGCGATTCAGCAGGGCGCTTTTCGCCGGGGCGCTAATATGGGTATGATGAGCATTGGACATCCAGACATTCTGAAATTCCTGCATGCCAAGCAGAACTTAACGGCCTTTACCAACTTCAATATCTCCGTCAAAATCACCGATGACTGGATGGGGACGCTTGCCAAATCGCCTAATGCTGCCCACATCGTGGAAAACCCTCGCACAAAACAGCGGTATTTACTGCCTCGTCGAATTGATATCGCAAACTACACAATAAACGATTTGTATAAATTGACCGGCAAACCGCCGAAACGCAAAGACAAGTTCTTCACCGTCAGTGACATTTGGAAAATGATAGTCAAATGTGCCCACAAAACCGGCGAGCCGGGTGTGGCTTTTATCGACCGAATCAACCGTGACAATCCGACTCCGTCGCTTGGCCGGATAGAAGCGACCAATCCCTGTGGCGAACAGCCGCTGCTGCCTTACGAGGCCTGTACCCTCGGCAGTATCAACCTTGCGAAATTTGTTGTTTCGGACGGGCCTAAACTTGAAATGAATTGGCCGGGGCTGGCAGAAACCGTTAAATTGTCCGTGCGTTTTCTCGACAACGTCATCGACGCCTGCAATTATCCTGTAAGAAACACGGCGCACATTGCTCAGTCTAACCGCAAAATAGGTCTCGGTGTTATGGGGTTTGCCGATTGCATGTTTTTGCTCGGCATACCTTACGATTCGCAGCAGGGTATCGAGTTCGGCGAAACTATCGCGAAATTTATCAACGAAAATGCCCGCCGGGCCAGCGGCACTCTCGCCGATTTGCGAGGGCCGTTTCCAAACTGGAATCATAGTCTATGGCGCACAGAGAAGAGCAAAAAAATCCGCAACGCTTCCATTACATGCGTGGCCCCTACCGGCACCATAAGTATCATCGCGGATTGTACCTGTGGGATTGAGCCGGCCTATTCGCTGGTCTTTCTCCGCCAGATATTGAGCGAAGCAAGATTGCTGCAGGTAAACCCGATTTTTCAGCAAATAGCCGAAAAAAACGGTTTTTACACCAAAAAACTCGAAAAACAGATTGCCAAAACCGGCAGCATTCAGAAAACCCCTCAAATCCCGCCCAAAATACGCAAAGTCTTCAAATGCGCCTATGATATTGAGCCGCAATGGCACATTCGGATGCAGGCTGCTTTTCAGCGGCACTGCGATGCAGCGGTCAGCAAAACCGTAAATTTCAGTGAAAATGCCCCCATTGCGGCAGTCGATAAGGCATATAAATTGGCCTATCATCTTGGCTGTAAAGGAATTACGATTTATCGCCGCCGCAGCAGGGCAAGCGAGCCGATGAGTCTTTATTAG
- a CDS encoding SEC-C metal-binding domain-containing protein, giving the protein MAFEKIGKILVSIFGSRSDRLVKTYLVVAREAGTYEDEINRLDDEALRAKTAELKASLLSGTKPEDILAEAFALVREVSDRHLGLLNVLVDDYKFDTSKLSDASKRIFQDLKKQVQEGTNLHDLNVPIEFYAEIRNLYPESKQPFRFRHFDVQLIGGNVLYDGKIAEMVTGEGKTLVATLAAYLVHLTGRHVHVVTVNDYLAKRDSEWMGPIYKALGLSVGAIQADMNTAGNERKTQYGCDITYGTNNEFGFDYLRDNMKLSLEQMVQGELEYAIIDEVDSILIDEARTPLIISGPAFDDVTRYGKADEVARKLISLQSSYDRIKKQIDSAERTQANAEGELAEAKKDKDNERVEKAQSAIEKAEREFEDAQGRLSGATQYYEVEYDRKAVHLTHEGVGAAQAAAGVGSFFTGSNMDWPHLLEQSLRAHVTFEREKDYVVMDGKVIIVDEFTGRLMHGRQWSDGLHQAVEAKEGVQVKEETQTLATITLQNFFKLYGQIAGMTGTAATEAEEFNKIYKLEVVAIPTNEPCIRKDMEDIIYKTRREKLNAIVEEINNISIASRPVLVGTVSIEKNEALSNALKGRFGKEYPHEILNAKNHAREAEIVAKAGQQHASRDGRMQGNITIATNMAGRGTDIKLGPGVAEIGGLHVLGTERHEARRIDNQLRGRCGRQGDAGSSQFFLSFDDDLMRIFSPEWTVKALSWIGWEEGQPIQNKRISKGIERAQKKVEERNFETRKSLLEYDEVMDYQRKIFYSRRRKILTGKELKNIIKEMIEHSIEKNCNTILKEDYSAKCIIEWARKNFDADLKYKDIVYRLEEIGIEVREKQVKAIERLIEQQTKDDASNTTKRILKKQGAESELMKFLSEDFKGDKVGCIIEWFKNNFGTDFKRSYIASRLEEVRKYVIEEQRKDVEMLIKVQAQDDVKNNISLSIGEYLEDYSDKQSWDVEGLCKWAMSEFKVDLSPAKVKQQEPEEIEEQLISAAAEQIDKKDCSQLVEFLKEDFAIRTFAERAQAKFDIKLDAEQLKGISTSRVSQLLIEMATAKYKQREIEYPADFSDFEKNFLLDVYDSTWKDHLYSMDHLKDSVWMRSFAEKDPKVEYKREGFRMFNEMLETIEDRVSGIIIVSGIIITNLKAGARTIKARSVWNVRETTHDEVGQFAMAEQQRAAAQAPQGEQKVKQIKLEQPKVGRNDPCPCGSGKKYKKCCGKNA; this is encoded by the coding sequence ATATTTAGTGGTAGCGCGAGAGGCAGGAACCTATGAAGACGAGATCAATCGCCTTGATGATGAGGCGCTGCGGGCCAAGACGGCTGAGTTAAAAGCATCTCTGCTCTCCGGCACAAAGCCGGAAGATATTCTGGCTGAAGCGTTCGCTTTGGTTCGTGAGGTATCCGACAGACATTTAGGACTGCTTAATGTCCTTGTAGATGATTATAAATTTGACACATCCAAACTAAGTGATGCAAGCAAAAGAATATTTCAAGATTTAAAAAAACAGGTTCAAGAGGGTACAAACCTGCATGACTTGAACGTGCCAATAGAATTTTACGCTGAGATTCGCAATCTTTATCCTGAATCAAAACAGCCTTTTCGATTTCGTCATTTTGACGTGCAGCTCATCGGCGGCAATGTCCTCTATGACGGCAAGATTGCAGAAATGGTTACGGGGGAAGGTAAAACACTTGTGGCAACCTTAGCGGCATACCTTGTTCATTTGACGGGGCGACACGTCCATGTCGTTACGGTCAATGATTACTTAGCCAAGCGAGACTCAGAGTGGATGGGGCCGATTTATAAAGCACTGGGACTATCTGTAGGGGCGATTCAGGCGGATATGAATACGGCCGGTAATGAGCGAAAGACCCAATATGGTTGCGATATAACTTATGGGACAAACAACGAATTCGGTTTCGATTATCTTCGCGACAATATGAAGCTGTCGCTCGAACAAATGGTGCAGGGGGAGCTTGAATACGCCATAATCGATGAGGTTGATTCGATTCTAATCGACGAGGCGAGGACGCCTCTGATTATATCCGGGCCTGCCTTCGATGATGTAACCAGATATGGAAAAGCAGACGAGGTGGCAAGAAAACTAATTTCTCTGCAAAGCAGTTACGACCGTATAAAGAAACAAATCGATTCTGCCGAGCGAACGCAGGCCAATGCCGAAGGCGAGCTGGCCGAAGCAAAAAAAGACAAGGATAATGAACGAGTCGAAAAGGCCCAGAGTGCAATTGAGAAAGCAGAGAGAGAGTTTGAAGACGCACAAGGGCGACTAAGCGGTGCTACGCAGTATTACGAGGTTGAATACGACAGAAAAGCGGTCCACCTGACCCACGAAGGGGTAGGGGCCGCACAGGCTGCAGCGGGAGTAGGGTCGTTTTTCACAGGCTCAAATATGGATTGGCCGCATCTATTGGAACAGAGTCTGCGGGCACATGTGACTTTCGAGAGAGAGAAAGATTACGTTGTAATGGACGGCAAGGTCATAATCGTCGATGAATTTACGGGGCGGCTGATGCACGGCAGGCAATGGTCTGACGGACTGCACCAGGCAGTAGAAGCAAAAGAAGGTGTCCAGGTGAAAGAAGAGACTCAAACACTTGCTACTATCACACTGCAGAATTTTTTCAAGCTTTACGGCCAGATAGCGGGAATGACCGGCACTGCTGCCACCGAAGCTGAAGAATTTAATAAGATTTACAAGCTCGAAGTTGTTGCGATACCGACGAATGAACCCTGCATAAGAAAAGATATGGAAGACATAATCTATAAAACGAGGAGGGAGAAACTTAACGCGATAGTTGAGGAGATAAACAACATCAGCATAGCCAGCCGACCGGTGCTTGTTGGGACGGTGAGCATAGAAAAGAACGAAGCACTATCCAATGCCCTTAAGGGACGGTTCGGTAAAGAATACCCGCATGAGATTCTGAACGCCAAAAATCACGCAAGGGAGGCTGAAATTGTAGCCAAAGCCGGCCAGCAGCACGCGAGCAGGGACGGCCGGATGCAGGGTAATATAACCATTGCAACAAATATGGCAGGTCGAGGAACCGACATAAAACTCGGCCCCGGCGTGGCTGAAATCGGCGGCCTGCACGTTCTCGGGACAGAACGGCACGAGGCGAGGAGAATTGATAACCAGCTCCGAGGCCGATGCGGCAGGCAGGGAGATGCGGGTTCGAGCCAGTTTTTCCTCAGCTTCGATGATGACCTGATGCGAATTTTTTCTCCAGAATGGACGGTGAAGGCACTTTCGTGGATTGGATGGGAAGAAGGACAGCCGATACAGAACAAGCGGATAAGCAAGGGAATTGAACGAGCACAAAAGAAAGTGGAGGAGCGGAACTTCGAGACGCGCAAGAGCCTGCTCGAATACGACGAGGTGATGGATTACCAGCGAAAGATTTTCTATTCCCGCAGGCGCAAAATTCTAACGGGCAAGGAACTGAAAAATATTATCAAGGAAATGATAGAACATTCTATCGAAAAGAATTGCAACACCATTTTGAAGGAAGACTATTCAGCCAAGTGTATCATTGAGTGGGCAAGAAAAAATTTTGATGCCGATTTGAAATACAAAGATATTGTCTATAGGCTGGAGGAAATCGGGATCGAAGTAAGAGAGAAACAGGTTAAAGCAATCGAAAGATTAATAGAGCAACAGACAAAAGATGATGCATCAAACACCACCAAGCGAATTCTCAAAAAGCAAGGTGCAGAGTCAGAACTAATGAAATTTTTATCTGAGGACTTTAAGGGAGACAAAGTTGGATGTATTATCGAGTGGTTTAAAAATAACTTCGGTACGGATTTCAAACGATCGTATATTGCTTCAAGATTGGAGGAAGTGAGAAAATATGTAATAGAGGAACAAAGAAAAGATGTCGAAATGCTAATAAAGGTTCAAGCACAAGATGATGTCAAAAACAACATATCGCTTTCTATTGGAGAGTATTTGGAAGATTACTCAGACAAGCAAAGCTGGGACGTCGAAGGTTTGTGCAAGTGGGCGATGAGCGAGTTTAAAGTCGACTTAAGCCCTGCCAAAGTGAAACAACAGGAGCCGGAGGAAATTGAAGAGCAACTGATTAGCGCCGCCGCCGAGCAGATTGACAAGAAGGACTGCTCACAACTGGTTGAATTTTTGAAGGAAGATTTTGCCATTCGCACATTTGCCGAGCGGGCACAAGCCAAATTCGATATAAAATTAGACGCCGAGCAGCTAAAGGGCATCAGTACTTCACGAGTCAGTCAACTTCTTATCGAAATGGCTACTGCCAAATACAAACAAAGGGAAATAGAGTATCCGGCTGATTTCAGCGACTTTGAAAAAAATTTCCTACTAGACGTCTACGACAGCACATGGAAGGACCATCTTTATTCGATGGACCACCTGAAAGACAGCGTATGGATGCGTTCTTTCGCTGAAAAAGACCCGAAGGTCGAATACAAACGCGAAGGTTTCCGGATGTTTAACGAGATGCTCGAAACCATTGAGGACCGTGTTTCAGGTATCATCATTGTCTCAGGTATCATCATTACCAATTTAAAAGCTGGAGCAAGAACCATAAAAGCCAGAAGTGTCTGGAATGTAAGGGAAACAACCCACGATGAGGTAGGGCAGTTCGCTATGGCCGAGCAGCAGCGTGCCGCCGCCCAAGCGCCGCAGGGTGAGCAGAAAGTAAAACAAATAAAATTAGAGCAGCCTAAGGTCGGCAGAAACGACCCATGCCCGTGCGGAAGCGGCAAAAAATATAAGAAATGCTGCGGCAAAAACGCATAG
- a CDS encoding metal-dependent transcriptional regulator, with amino-acid sequence METKNNGLSASLEDYLEAIFNLAGESNVARSKEIARALGVSKASVTSALRILKGKGLANYKPYNYVTLTESGKRSAAEIVRKHNILSSFFIDILGVEKNAAQKAACRAEHTLGPEVIARLLSFIEFVSKNGKKGHEFTDKFERFYKNSRKRKNRKTAYDG; translated from the coding sequence ATGGAAACAAAAAACAACGGTTTAAGCGCTTCTTTAGAGGATTATCTCGAAGCGATTTTTAATCTTGCAGGAGAATCTAACGTGGCCCGCAGCAAAGAGATAGCAAGGGCGCTGGGCGTATCAAAAGCGTCCGTTACCAGCGCACTGCGTATCCTTAAAGGGAAGGGACTGGCCAACTATAAGCCGTACAATTACGTTACACTTACGGAATCAGGCAAAAGAAGCGCGGCGGAAATCGTCCGAAAGCATAATATTCTCAGCTCCTTTTTTATCGATATATTGGGCGTCGAGAAAAACGCCGCACAAAAGGCGGCATGCAGGGCGGAACACACCCTCGGGCCGGAAGTCATCGCGAGACTGCTGTCTTTTATAGAGTTCGTTTCCAAAAACGGCAAAAAGGGACACGAATTTACTGATAAATTCGAAAGATTTTATAAAAACAGCAGGAAGAGAAAAAACAGGAAAACTGCATATGACGGATAA
- a CDS encoding FeoA family protein has translation MTDKQVKPLSSVKSGEKVKLAYIDAGRGLNSRLASMGLVPNVEITVIGGGHPGPFVISVKGCKVMLGRGVARKIMVSQEL, from the coding sequence ATGACGGATAAGCAGGTTAAACCACTGTCCAGTGTCAAGAGCGGCGAGAAGGTCAAGCTGGCTTATATAGACGCCGGAAGAGGATTAAACAGCCGATTGGCTTCCATGGGACTTGTGCCGAACGTGGAGATAACGGTAATAGGGGGCGGGCATCCCGGGCCTTTTGTGATAAGCGTTAAGGGCTGCAAAGTGATGTTAGGCAGGGGGGTGGCGCGGAAGATTATGGTGTCGCAGGAATTATGA